One region of Helicoverpa zea isolate HzStark_Cry1AcR chromosome 24, ilHelZeax1.1, whole genome shotgun sequence genomic DNA includes:
- the LOC124642190 gene encoding ecdysone oxidase-like, with product MDTATILANIAKAQNILKLLTFLQLTTYLWPPEVTVQDGSYADFIIVGGGTAGSLIASYLVKQKNISVIVIEAGGMGEFETTQPGLFPLLKNSKFDWNFTTSSHSTLQQGRVLGGSSQVDYMIYGIGNPEDYNKWASLTNDSSWTMKNLCPLIKRTEKVTDPTILNSPDVFFHGTEGKMRIKKYHKSLNDGFFQAYREMGHKVLNDINAMNPLGYTNTYFTIGQGIRQSTAYAFLSPERDNPNLKVMYNSVATKIIFDGNKRAVAVQVLTHDKKKITIHARREIIISAGAIKSPQLLMLSGIGPKQHLESKKIKVISNLPVGQNFQDNPTNVMVYEMGIADSVLPINPHEFPVAVMEGRIAMHECQKRADYQILSGLIVDPRFFLQVCSSVFSFKNSICDNFNKALSGRQVHFVTHHLLYAESRGEVLLNTTNPEDKPIIIPNYYSNPRDIERHAKYLKHYNRIVDTTYYKSLDAEFVDPQLESCKGLKPGTDSYWKCYVLGMATTLHNYVGTCAMGSVVDSKLRVLGVKNLRVADASVMPEIVGATVQGTVSIIAQKLVDILFEEYRFSSY from the exons ATGGATACAGCAACAATTTTAGCAAACATAGCTAAGGCACAGAATATTCTGAAACTGCTGACATTTCTTCAGCTGACAACATATCTATGGCCACCAGAGGTCACTGTACAAg ATGGATCTTATGCTGATTTCATAATCGTTGGTGGTGGTACCGCTGGAAGTTTGATCGCAAGTTATTTGGTTAAACAAAAGAACATCAGCGTTATTGTCATCGAAGCCGGTGGTATGGGCGAATTTGAAACTACG CAACCAGGCCTATTTCCACTACTGAAGAACTCAAAATTCGATTGGAATTTCACAACATCGTCTCACTCAACATTACAACAGGGCAGGGTACTCGGTGGCTCCTCTCAAGTAGACTACATGATCTATGGCATTGGAAACCCAGAGGACTATAACAAATGGGCCTCTCTAACCAATGACAGCTCCTGGACCATGAAAAACCTCTGCCCACTCATCAAAAGAACGGAAAAGGTCACTGACCCAACAATTCTTAACTCACCTGATGTCTTCTTCCATGGTACTGAAGGCAAAATGCGTATTAAGAAATACCATAAGAGCTTGAACGATGGATTCTTCCAAGCATACAGGGAAATGGGACACAAAGTTCTGAACGATATCAATGCAATGAACCCACTAGGGTATACCAATACTTACTTCACTATTGGTCAGGGTATCAGACAAAGTACTGCCTACGCATTTCTAAGTCCCGAAAGGGATAACCCGAATTTGAAAGTCATGTACAACTCTGTAGCtacgaaaattatttttgatggAAACAAACGCGCTGTAGCAGTACAAGTTCTTACACACGATAAGAAGAAAATAACAATTCATGCAAGAAGAGAAATCATTATTTCTGCCGGAGCTATTAAGTCCCCTCAATTGCTTATGCTTTCTGGTATTGGACCTAAACAACATTTAGAGAGCAAGAAAATCAAAGTCATTTCCAATCTGCCAGTTGGACAAAATTTCCAAGATAATCCCACCAATGTTATGGTGTACGAAATGGGTATAGCAGATTCTGTACTCCCAATTAATCCCCATGAGTTCCCCGTAGCTGTAATGGAAGGTCGCATAGCCATGCACGAATGTCAAAAACGTGCAGACTACCAAATCCTTAGTGGGTTAATCGTCGATCCAAGATTCTTTTTACAAGTCTGCAGTTCTGTATTTAGCTTCAAAAATTCTATATGTGACAACTTTAATAAGGCCCTTTCTGGTAGACAGGTGCATTTTGTTACTCATCATCTTTTGTATGCTGAATCTCGTGGAGAAGTTCTTCTTAATACTACCAATCCTGAAGATAAGCCAATAATCATCCCTAATTATTATTCTAACCCTAGAGATATTGAGCGTCATGCTAAATACTTGAAACATTACAACAGGATAGTAGACACTACATATTATAAGAGCCTTGATGCAGAATTTGTGGATCCTCAGTTAGAATCTTGCAAGGGTCTGAAGCCAGGAACTGATAGTTACTGGAAATGCTATGTCCTGGGAATGGCTACAACATTACATAATTACGTAGGTACTTGTGCAATGGGATCTGTGGTAGATTCGAAGCTGAGGGTTTTAGGAGTGAAGAATTTGAGGGTAGCTGATGCCAGTGTAATGCCAGAAATAGTGGGTGCGACCGTTCAAGGAACTGTTTCTATCATCGCTCAGAAGCTTGTGGATATTTTGTTTGAAGAATATCGTTTTAGTTCGTATTAA